In one Pseudomonas tensinigenes genomic region, the following are encoded:
- the fabZ gene encoding 3-hydroxyacyl-ACP dehydratase FabZ — protein sequence MMDINEIREYLPHRYPFLLVDRVVELDTEGKRIRAYKNVSINEPFFNGHFPAHPIMPGVLIIEAMAQAAGILGFKMLDVKPADGTLYYFVGSDKLRFRQPVLPGDQLILEAKFISCKRQIWKFECQASVDGKPVCSAEIICAERKL from the coding sequence ATGATGGACATCAACGAGATTCGCGAATACCTGCCTCACCGTTACCCGTTCCTGCTGGTGGACCGGGTGGTGGAACTGGACACTGAAGGCAAGCGCATTCGCGCCTACAAGAATGTCAGCATCAATGAACCGTTCTTCAATGGTCACTTCCCTGCGCATCCAATCATGCCGGGCGTGCTGATCATCGAAGCGATGGCTCAGGCTGCCGGGATCCTCGGTTTCAAAATGCTTGATGTGAAGCCTGCCGACGGCACGCTTTACTACTTCGTCGGTTCCGACAAACTGCGCTTCCGCCAGCCTGTGCTGCCGGGCGATCAGTTGATCCTCGAAGCCAAGTTCATCAGCTGCAAGCGCCAGATCTGGAAATTCGAATGCCAGGCTTCGGTCGACGGCAAACCAGTCTGCTCCGCTGAAATCATCTGCGCGGAACGCAAGCTATGA
- the tilS gene encoding tRNA lysidine(34) synthetase TilS, with product MGQSMSDLPSRLLLNLEPWRNAAHWRVAFSGGLDSTVLLHLLAHLAQSESLPRLSAVHIHHGLQAAADAWPQHCQSVCDALGVPLLIERVKVQPGASLERAARDARYAVFSSLTQANDVLLTGQHRDDQAETLLFRFMRGAGARGLAGMPKQRPVGQGTLIRPLLDVSRSELEAYAQAHQLVWIEDPSNQDRKFSRNYLRHQVMPLLTERWPQAQASMARSAAHLREAQGLLDELAQIDLADAATAHEFEWLGLPSLELAPLAALSVARQRNALSHWLEPLTRLPDTDHWSGWANLCDAAHDAAPIWRLADGELHRSAGRLWWLSGDWLRTPVIGCEWQSPSSALRLADNGRVMFSGQTPGGPLRVAYRQGGEVMHLGDRGHRDLKRLLNERSVPGFVRGRLPLLFRGDELLAVANLPGLDGSMQDGWKLHWLPTDEDQGLS from the coding sequence ATGGGTCAGTCCATGAGTGATTTACCGTCGCGGCTTCTGCTGAACCTTGAGCCTTGGCGCAACGCCGCTCATTGGCGCGTCGCGTTCTCCGGTGGTCTCGATTCCACCGTCCTGCTGCATCTTCTCGCCCATCTCGCCCAATCCGAATCCCTTCCTCGATTAAGTGCAGTTCATATTCATCACGGTCTTCAGGCTGCGGCTGACGCGTGGCCACAACATTGCCAGTCTGTCTGTGATGCGCTGGGGGTGCCGTTGCTGATTGAGCGGGTGAAGGTGCAACCGGGTGCAAGTCTGGAGCGGGCGGCGCGGGATGCGCGGTACGCGGTGTTCAGTTCGCTGACGCAAGCCAATGACGTGTTGCTCACTGGCCAGCATCGTGATGATCAAGCGGAAACGCTGTTGTTTCGATTCATGCGTGGTGCGGGTGCGCGCGGATTGGCGGGGATGCCCAAGCAGCGACCAGTCGGGCAGGGCACACTGATTCGTCCGTTACTGGATGTTTCTCGTTCCGAGCTGGAAGCGTATGCGCAGGCTCACCAATTAGTCTGGATCGAAGACCCATCGAATCAGGATCGGAAGTTCTCGCGCAACTACTTGCGCCATCAAGTCATGCCGCTGCTGACTGAGCGCTGGCCGCAAGCGCAGGCGAGCATGGCCCGCAGCGCCGCGCATTTGCGTGAAGCCCAGGGACTGCTCGATGAGCTGGCGCAGATTGATCTGGCTGACGCCGCCACCGCGCATGAATTCGAATGGCTGGGATTGCCGTCATTGGAACTGGCACCCCTGGCTGCATTGTCTGTCGCTCGTCAACGAAATGCCCTCAGCCACTGGCTGGAACCACTGACCCGACTACCCGACACCGACCATTGGTCGGGTTGGGCGAATCTGTGCGACGCTGCCCATGACGCAGCGCCAATCTGGCGTCTGGCCGATGGCGAGCTGCACCGCAGCGCCGGCCGTCTGTGGTGGCTCAGTGGTGACTGGCTGCGTACGCCAGTGATCGGCTGCGAGTGGCAGAGCCCGTCTTCAGCGCTACGCTTGGCCGATAACGGACGTGTCATGTTCAGCGGGCAGACTCCCGGCGGACCGTTGCGTGTTGCCTATCGTCAGGGCGGTGAAGTCATGCATCTGGGTGATCGCGGTCACCGTGATCTCAAGCGCCTGCTCAATGAGCGCTCGGTGCCGGGCTTCGTGCGTGGCAGATTGCCGCTGCTGTTTCGCGGCGATGAATTGCTCGCGGTGGCGAACCTGCCGGGACTTGATGGCTCTATGCAGGACGGCTGGAAATTGCATTGGCTGCCAACAGACGAAGATCAAGGTTTGAGCTGA
- the dnaE gene encoding DNA polymerase III subunit alpha yields the protein MPASFVHLRLHTEYSLVDGLVRIKPLVKALTAMNMPAVAVTDQNNMCSLVKFYKNTMGAGIKPICGADLWLSNKDPDAPLSRLSLLVMNAKGYRNLTELISRGFIEGQRNGMIIVEREWVAEANEGLIMLSAAKEGEIGMAMIGGNPAEAEVLAREWMAVFPDRFYLEIQRTNRPNDEEQLHGAVALADKLGAPLVATNDVRFIKQEDFAAHETRVCIGEGRALDDPRRSKNYSDQQYLKSAEEMIELFSDIPDAIENTVEIAKRCNIEVKLGTHFLPNFPIPDGMTIDEYFRKVSFDGLEERLSVLLPKDTTEDYEAKRQVYVDRLNFELDIIIQMGFPGYFLIVMDFIQWAKNNGVPVGPGRGSGAGSLVAYVQKITDLDPLEYDLLFERFLNPERVSMPDFDVDFCMDGRDRVIDYVAEKYGRNAVSQIITFGSMAAKAVVRDVARVQGKSYGLADRLSKMIPFEVGMTLEKAYEQEEILRDFIKVDEEAAEIWEMARKLEGVVRNVGKHAGGVVIAPTKLTDFSPIYCDEAGDGLVTQFDKDDVEAAGLVKFDFLGLRTLTIIDWALKTINRDRAKVNEPPLDIAFIPLDDKPTYTLLQKAETTAVFQLESRGMKELIKKLKPDCLEDLIALVALFRPGPLQSGMVDDFINRKHGRAELAYPHSDYQYEGLKPVLAPTYGIILYQEQVMQIAQVMAGYTLGGADMLRRAMGKKKPEEMAKQRGGFIEGCATNNIDADLAGNIFDLVEKFAGYGFNKSHSAAYGLVSYQTAWLKAHYPAPFMAAVLSADMHNTDKVVTLIEEVRTMKLRLDAPDVNTSEFKFTVNDDGRIVYGLGAIKGVGEGPVEAITEARQAGPFKDLFDFCARVDLKRINKRTLDGLIRSGALDRLGPYFHDEQKAYQANIDRNRAVLLAAMEEAIKSAEQTARTHDSGHADLFGGLFVEEDADVYAVHRKAKELTLKERLKGEKDTLGLYLTGHPIDEYEGEIRRFARQRIIDLKPARDTQTVAGMIIALRVMKNKKGDKMGFITLDDRSGRIEASLFADAFHSAQSLLQTDAMVVVEGEVSNDDFSGGLRLRVKRVMSMEDARTNLAESLRLKLQTQDLKGDQLRWLGDLLKRHRGACPITMEYTSPDAKTLLQFGETWRIDPADALIQALRDQFGRDNVFLQYR from the coding sequence ATGCCGGCTTCATTTGTTCATCTACGCCTGCACACTGAATACTCCCTGGTCGACGGGCTGGTGCGGATCAAGCCGCTGGTCAAGGCGCTGACGGCCATGAACATGCCGGCGGTCGCGGTCACCGACCAGAACAACATGTGTTCTCTGGTCAAATTCTATAAAAACACCATGGGCGCGGGCATCAAGCCGATCTGCGGCGCCGACCTGTGGCTGTCGAACAAGGACCCGGACGCACCGCTGAGCCGGCTCAGCCTGTTGGTGATGAACGCCAAGGGTTATCGCAACCTCACCGAGTTGATCTCGCGCGGCTTCATCGAAGGCCAGCGTAACGGCATGATCATCGTCGAGCGCGAGTGGGTCGCAGAGGCCAACGAAGGCCTGATCATGCTATCCGCCGCCAAAGAAGGCGAGATCGGCATGGCCATGATCGGCGGCAACCCGGCCGAAGCCGAAGTGCTGGCGCGTGAATGGATGGCGGTGTTCCCGGATCGTTTCTATCTGGAAATCCAGCGCACCAACCGTCCCAACGATGAAGAACAATTGCACGGCGCCGTGGCCCTCGCCGACAAACTGGGCGCGCCGCTGGTGGCGACCAATGATGTGCGCTTCATCAAGCAGGAAGACTTTGCCGCCCACGAAACTCGCGTGTGCATCGGTGAGGGCCGCGCCCTCGACGATCCGCGGCGTTCGAAGAATTACAGCGATCAGCAATACCTGAAAAGCGCCGAGGAGATGATCGAGCTGTTCAGCGATATTCCCGACGCCATCGAAAACACCGTCGAAATCGCCAAGCGCTGCAACATTGAAGTGAAGCTGGGCACGCACTTTTTGCCCAACTTCCCGATTCCCGATGGCATGACCATCGACGAATATTTCCGCAAAGTCTCCTTCGACGGTCTCGAAGAACGCCTGTCGGTGCTGCTGCCCAAAGACACTACCGAAGACTACGAAGCCAAGCGTCAGGTCTACGTCGACCGCTTGAATTTCGAACTGGATATCATCATCCAGATGGGCTTCCCCGGTTACTTCCTGATCGTTATGGACTTTATCCAGTGGGCCAAGAACAACGGCGTGCCGGTAGGTCCGGGCCGTGGGTCGGGTGCCGGTTCGTTGGTGGCTTATGTACAGAAGATCACCGACCTCGATCCGCTGGAATACGACCTGCTGTTCGAACGTTTCCTTAACCCGGAACGGGTATCGATGCCCGACTTCGACGTCGACTTCTGCATGGACGGTCGTGACCGCGTGATCGATTACGTGGCCGAGAAATACGGCCGCAACGCGGTAAGCCAGATCATCACTTTCGGTTCCATGGCCGCCAAGGCTGTGGTGCGCGACGTGGCGCGGGTACAGGGCAAGTCCTACGGCCTGGCGGATCGTCTGTCGAAGATGATTCCGTTCGAAGTCGGCATGACCCTGGAAAAAGCCTACGAGCAGGAAGAAATTCTGCGTGACTTCATTAAGGTCGATGAAGAAGCTGCGGAAATCTGGGAGATGGCGCGCAAGCTCGAAGGCGTGGTGCGTAACGTTGGTAAGCACGCCGGTGGTGTGGTTATTGCGCCGACCAAGCTGACTGACTTTTCGCCGATCTATTGCGACGAGGCCGGTGACGGTCTGGTAACCCAGTTCGACAAGGACGACGTTGAGGCGGCCGGTCTGGTGAAGTTCGACTTCCTCGGTCTGCGGACCCTGACGATCATCGACTGGGCGCTGAAAACCATCAACCGTGATCGCGCCAAGGTCAACGAGCCACCGCTGGATATTGCGTTTATCCCGCTGGACGACAAGCCGACCTACACGCTGTTGCAGAAAGCCGAAACCACTGCGGTGTTCCAGCTTGAATCGCGCGGCATGAAAGAGCTGATCAAAAAGCTCAAGCCCGACTGCCTGGAAGACTTGATCGCACTGGTGGCCCTGTTCCGTCCGGGCCCGCTGCAGTCCGGCATGGTGGATGACTTCATCAACCGTAAGCACGGTCGCGCCGAATTGGCGTACCCGCACTCGGATTACCAGTACGAAGGGTTGAAGCCTGTTCTGGCGCCGACTTACGGCATCATCCTGTATCAGGAACAGGTGATGCAGATTGCTCAGGTCATGGCCGGTTACACCCTCGGCGGTGCGGACATGCTCCGTCGCGCCATGGGTAAGAAGAAACCCGAGGAAATGGCCAAGCAGCGCGGCGGTTTCATTGAAGGTTGCGCGACCAACAATATCGACGCCGACCTCGCCGGTAACATTTTCGACCTGGTAGAAAAATTCGCCGGTTACGGCTTCAACAAATCCCACTCCGCCGCCTACGGCCTGGTCTCGTACCAGACTGCATGGTTGAAAGCCCACTACCCGGCGCCGTTCATGGCTGCGGTACTTTCAGCGGATATGCACAACACCGACAAGGTCGTGACCTTGATCGAGGAAGTGCGCACGATGAAGCTGCGCCTCGACGCGCCGGACGTGAACACTTCGGAGTTCAAGTTCACGGTGAACGACGATGGCCGCATCGTGTATGGCCTCGGCGCGATCAAAGGTGTTGGTGAAGGCCCGGTTGAGGCCATTACCGAAGCGCGTCAGGCCGGTCCGTTCAAGGATCTGTTCGACTTCTGTGCCCGTGTCGACCTCAAGCGCATCAACAAACGTACGCTCGACGGTTTGATTCGTAGCGGTGCGCTGGATCGCCTGGGGCCGTATTTCCACGACGAACAAAAAGCCTATCAGGCCAACATCGATCGCAACCGCGCGGTGCTGCTGGCCGCGATGGAGGAAGCGATCAAATCCGCCGAACAGACTGCCCGCACCCACGACAGCGGTCACGCCGACCTGTTTGGCGGTTTGTTTGTCGAGGAGGACGCCGACGTTTACGCGGTGCATCGCAAGGCCAAGGAGTTGACCCTCAAGGAGCGCCTCAAAGGTGAGAAAGACACCTTGGGCCTGTACCTGACCGGTCACCCGATCGACGAATACGAAGGCGAGATTCGGCGTTTCGCCCGTCAGCGCATCATCGACCTGAAACCGGCCCGGGATACGCAAACCGTGGCGGGGATGATCATTGCCTTGCGCGTGATGAAGAACAAGAAGGGCGACAAGATGGGCTTCATCACCCTCGACGACCGCTCGGGGCGGATCGAGGCGTCGCTGTTTGCCGATGCGTTCCATTCTGCGCAATCGCTGTTGCAGACCGATGCGATGGTGGTGGTCGAAGGCGAAGTCAGCAACGACGACTTCTCCGGTGGCCTGCGCCTGCGGGTCAAACGCGTGATGAGCATGGAAGATGCGCGCACCAACCTCGCCGAGAGCCTGCGCCTGAAACTGCAAACTCAGGACCTGAAAGGCGATCAGCTACGCTGGTTGGGTGATTTGCTCAAGCGTCATCGCGGCGCTTGTCCGATCACCATGGAGTACACCAGCCCGGATGCGAAGACCTTGCTGCAGTTCGGCGAGACGTGGCGAATTGATCCGGCGGATGCCTTGATTCAGGCTCTGCGTGACCAGTTCGGGCGAGACAACGTCTTCCTCCAATACCGTTGA
- the lpxA gene encoding acyl-ACP--UDP-N-acetylglucosamine O-acyltransferase has translation MSLIDPRAIIDPSAVLADGVEVGPWSIIGAGVEIGEGTVIGPHVILKGPTRIGKHNRIYQFSSVGEDTPDLKYKGEETRLVIGDHNVIREGVTIHRGTVQDRSETTLGDHNLIMAYAHIGHDSVIGNHCILVNNTALAGHVHVDDWAILSGFTLVHQYCRIGAHSFSGMGTAIGKDVPAFVTVFGNPAEARSMNFEGMRRRGFSEDAIHTLRRAYKTVYRQGLTVEQALAELAEPAAQFPEVAIFRDSIQSSTRGITR, from the coding sequence ATGAGTTTGATTGACCCTCGCGCAATCATCGATCCGTCGGCCGTTCTGGCTGATGGCGTCGAGGTCGGCCCGTGGTCGATCATCGGCGCAGGTGTGGAAATCGGCGAGGGTACCGTGATCGGGCCGCATGTGATCCTCAAAGGCCCGACCCGCATCGGCAAGCACAATCGCATCTACCAGTTTTCCTCGGTAGGCGAAGACACGCCTGATCTGAAGTACAAGGGTGAAGAAACCCGTCTGGTGATCGGTGACCACAACGTCATCCGCGAAGGCGTGACGATTCACCGTGGCACCGTGCAGGACCGTTCGGAAACCACGCTGGGCGATCACAACCTGATCATGGCCTATGCGCACATCGGTCACGACAGCGTCATCGGCAACCACTGCATTCTGGTCAACAACACCGCGTTGGCCGGCCATGTGCACGTGGATGACTGGGCGATCCTCTCCGGGTTTACTCTGGTTCATCAGTATTGCCGCATTGGCGCTCACAGCTTTTCCGGCATGGGCACCGCCATCGGCAAGGACGTTCCGGCGTTCGTCACCGTGTTCGGCAACCCGGCCGAAGCGCGCAGCATGAACTTCGAAGGCATGCGCCGTCGCGGTTTCAGTGAAGACGCGATCCACACCCTGCGTCGCGCTTACAAAACCGTCTATCGCCAAGGCCTCACGGTCGAACAGGCGTTGGCCGAACTGGCCGAGCCTGCTGCGCAGTTCCCGGAAGTTGCGATATTCCGTGACTCCATCCAGTCGTCGACTCGCGGCATCACTCGCTGA
- a CDS encoding acetyl-CoA carboxylase carboxyltransferase subunit alpha yields the protein MNPNFLDFEQPIADLQAKIEELRLVGNDNSLNIGDEISRLQDKSKTLTEDIFGKLTSWQIARLARHPKRPYTLDYIEHIFTEFDELHGDRHFSDDAAIVGGIARLEDQPVMIIGHQKGREVREKVRRNFGMPRPEGYRKACRLMEMAERFKMPILTFIDTPGAYPGIDAEERNQSEAIAWNLRVMSRLKTPIIATVIGEGGSGGALAIGVCDQLNMLQYSTYAVISPEGCASILWKTAEKAPDAAEAMGITAERLKGLGIVDKVIGEPLGGAHRDPAAAAASIRAELSSQLAMLKKFDNEALLKRRYDRLMSYGL from the coding sequence ATGAACCCGAATTTTCTAGATTTCGAACAGCCGATCGCCGACCTGCAAGCCAAGATCGAAGAGTTGCGCTTGGTCGGTAATGACAATTCGCTGAATATCGGCGATGAGATCTCCCGCCTGCAGGACAAGAGCAAAACGCTGACCGAAGACATCTTCGGCAAGCTGACCAGCTGGCAGATCGCACGCCTGGCGCGTCACCCGAAACGCCCGTACACCCTCGACTACATCGAACACATCTTCACCGAGTTCGACGAGCTGCACGGCGACCGTCACTTCTCTGATGATGCTGCCATCGTTGGCGGCATCGCCCGTCTGGAAGATCAGCCGGTGATGATCATCGGCCACCAGAAGGGCCGTGAAGTGCGCGAGAAGGTACGCCGCAACTTCGGCATGCCGCGTCCGGAAGGCTACCGCAAGGCTTGCCGCCTGATGGAAATGGCCGAGCGTTTCAAAATGCCGATCCTGACCTTCATCGACACCCCGGGCGCCTACCCTGGGATCGACGCTGAAGAGCGCAACCAGAGCGAAGCGATTGCCTGGAACCTGCGTGTGATGTCGCGCCTGAAAACCCCGATCATCGCCACCGTTATCGGTGAGGGTGGTTCCGGCGGTGCACTGGCCATCGGCGTCTGCGATCAGTTGAACATGCTGCAATATTCGACCTACGCGGTGATCTCGCCGGAAGGTTGTGCTTCGATTCTGTGGAAAACCGCAGAAAAAGCGCCGGATGCTGCTGAGGCGATGGGCATCACCGCTGAGCGTCTGAAAGGCCTCGGCATCGTCGATAAAGTTATCGGCGAGCCTCTGGGTGGTGCGCACCGTGATCCAGCCGCTGCTGCGGCGTCGATCCGTGCCGAGCTGAGCTCGCAACTGGCGATGCTGAAGAAGTTCGATAACGAAGCGCTGTTGAAGCGCCGTTATGATCGACTGATGAGCTACGGTCTCTAA
- the rnhB gene encoding ribonuclease HII: MQMGLDFTLVAEVEELVAGVDEVGRGPLCGAVVTAAVILDPNRPILGLNDSKKLTEAKREKLYDEIIEKSLSWCIARAEVEEIDELNILHATMLAMQRAVAGLHIQPKLAMIDGNRCPKLPMRAEAVVQGDGKVPAIAAASILAKVSRDREMAAFELIYPGYGIGGHKGYPTPVHLEALARLGPTPIHRRSFAPVRQAYEALEGLTQV, translated from the coding sequence ATGCAGATGGGCCTGGATTTCACCCTGGTCGCCGAAGTTGAAGAACTGGTGGCCGGTGTCGATGAAGTCGGTCGCGGCCCGTTGTGCGGGGCGGTGGTGACGGCGGCGGTGATTCTCGATCCGAACCGGCCGATCCTCGGCCTCAACGACTCGAAGAAGCTCACCGAAGCCAAGCGCGAAAAGCTCTATGACGAAATCATCGAGAAGTCCCTGAGCTGGTGCATCGCCCGCGCCGAAGTCGAAGAAATCGACGAGCTGAACATCCTCCACGCAACCATGTTGGCCATGCAGCGCGCGGTGGCCGGCCTGCACATTCAGCCGAAACTGGCGATGATCGACGGCAACCGCTGCCCGAAACTGCCGATGCGCGCCGAAGCGGTGGTGCAGGGCGACGGCAAGGTGCCGGCTATCGCTGCCGCATCGATTCTGGCCAAGGTCAGTCGCGACCGTGAAATGGCTGCCTTCGAATTGATCTACCCGGGTTATGGCATCGGTGGCCATAAAGGCTATCCGACGCCCGTTCATCTGGAAGCGTTGGCGCGTCTTGGCCCGACGCCGATTCACCGGCGCTCGTTCGCCCCGGTGCGTCAGGCTTATGAAGCGCTGGAAGGTCTGACGCAGGTTTAG
- the lpxD gene encoding UDP-3-O-(3-hydroxymyristoyl)glucosamine N-acyltransferase has protein sequence MTVTIKLGQLAEFLGATLRGDPETKITGLATLQEAGPAQLSFLANPQYRKYLAGSQAAALLLKEADAEGFAGNALVVPDPYLAYARISHLFDPKPKAAAGIHPSAVIAADAVVNPSASIGPFVVIEAGARVGAQVTLGAHCVVGARSEIGEGGWLAPRVTLYHDVRIGKRVVIQSGAVLGGEGFGFANEKGIWQKIAQIGGVTIGDDVEIGVNTAIDRGALADTVIGNGVKLDNQIQIAHNVQVGDHTAMAACVGISGSTKIGKHCMLAGGVGLVGHIDICDNVFLTGMTMVTHSITEPGAYSSGTAMQPAAEWRKSAARIRQLDDIARRLKQLEKRVGEVTPDGNASSDG, from the coding sequence ATGACCGTGACTATCAAGCTCGGCCAGTTGGCCGAGTTCCTCGGCGCCACCCTGCGTGGCGACCCTGAGACGAAAATTACTGGGCTAGCCACTTTGCAAGAGGCTGGCCCAGCTCAGTTGAGCTTTCTGGCAAACCCTCAATATCGCAAATACCTGGCGGGCTCGCAGGCAGCTGCATTGCTGCTCAAAGAAGCTGATGCCGAAGGATTTGCCGGTAATGCGTTGGTCGTGCCTGATCCTTACCTGGCTTATGCGCGTATCTCTCATTTGTTCGATCCCAAGCCAAAAGCTGCGGCTGGTATTCACCCATCTGCAGTGATTGCGGCGGACGCGGTGGTTAATCCAAGCGCCAGCATCGGCCCTTTTGTGGTGATCGAAGCCGGCGCACGCGTTGGTGCGCAAGTGACACTGGGTGCGCATTGCGTCGTCGGTGCACGTAGCGAAATCGGCGAAGGCGGCTGGCTCGCGCCGCGCGTGACGCTGTATCACGACGTGCGCATCGGCAAGCGTGTGGTGATCCAGTCCGGTGCCGTGCTCGGCGGTGAAGGTTTTGGTTTCGCCAACGAAAAAGGTATCTGGCAGAAGATCGCGCAGATCGGTGGCGTGACCATCGGCGACGATGTCGAGATTGGCGTGAATACCGCCATCGACCGCGGCGCTCTGGCTGATACCGTGATCGGCAACGGCGTGAAGCTCGACAATCAGATCCAGATCGCCCACAACGTTCAGGTCGGTGATCACACTGCCATGGCCGCATGTGTCGGGATCTCCGGCAGCACCAAGATTGGCAAGCATTGCATGCTCGCTGGTGGTGTCGGTCTGGTCGGCCACATTGATATTTGCGACAACGTTTTCCTGACCGGGATGACCATGGTGACCCACTCGATTACCGAGCCGGGTGCCTATTCTTCCGGCACAGCCATGCAACCGGCGGCCGAATGGCGCAAAAGCGCGGCCCGCATCCGTCAGCTCGATGACATCGCGCGACGTTTGAAACAGCTGGAAAAGCGCGTAGGGGAAGTGACCCCTGACGGCAATGCTTCATCAGATGGCTGA
- a CDS encoding OmpH family outer membrane protein encodes MRKLTQLVLLASLMVAGPAFADMKIAVLNYQMALLESDAAKKYAVDAEKKFGPQLTKLKTLESSAKGIQDRLMAGGDKMQQGERERLELEFKQKARDFQFQSKELNEAKAVADREMLKQLKPKLDSAVEEVIKKGGFDLVFERGAVIDVKPQYDITRQVIERMNQLK; translated from the coding sequence GTGCGTAAGTTGACTCAATTGGTTCTCCTGGCCTCCTTGATGGTGGCAGGCCCGGCATTTGCCGACATGAAAATTGCCGTTCTGAACTATCAGATGGCCTTGCTGGAGTCCGACGCGGCGAAGAAATATGCCGTGGATGCCGAGAAGAAGTTCGGTCCGCAACTGACCAAACTGAAGACGCTGGAAAGCAGCGCCAAAGGCATTCAGGACCGTCTGATGGCCGGTGGCGACAAAATGCAGCAAGGTGAGCGTGAGCGTCTGGAGCTGGAATTCAAGCAAAAGGCTCGCGACTTCCAGTTCCAGTCCAAGGAGCTGAACGAAGCGAAAGCCGTTGCCGACCGCGAAATGCTCAAGCAACTGAAGCCGAAACTGGATAGCGCAGTGGAAGAAGTCATCAAGAAAGGTGGTTTTGACCTGGTGTTCGAGCGTGGCGCAGTGATCGATGTCAAACCTCAGTACGACATCACGCGCCAGGTTATCGAGCGCATGAATCAGCTGAAGTAA
- the lpxB gene encoding lipid-A-disaccharide synthase gives MANLRIALVAGEASGDILGAGLMRALKAQHPAVEFIGVGGPLMQAEGLTSYFPMERLSVMGLVEVLGRLRELLKRRKDLIATLIAEKPDVFIGIDAPDFNLNIELKLRQAGIKTVHYVSPSVWAWRQKRVLKIREGCDLMLTLLPFEAKFYEEKGVPVRFVGHTLADTIPLEADRAAARAELGLPDGPLVALMPGSRGGEVSRLGALFLDTAERLRAMRPGLRFVIPCANPERRAQLEELLAGRDLPVTLLDGKSHLALAACNAVLIASGTATLEALLYKRPMVVAYRLAPLTFWILKRMVKSPYVSLPNLLAQRLLVPELLQDDATVEALAQTLSPLIEGGEEQTRGFDEIHRTLRLDASNQAADAVLNLIGQTR, from the coding sequence ATGGCCAATTTGCGTATTGCGCTGGTGGCGGGTGAAGCTTCCGGTGACATTCTCGGCGCCGGTCTCATGCGCGCGCTCAAGGCTCAGCATCCGGCGGTCGAGTTCATCGGCGTCGGTGGTCCGTTAATGCAGGCCGAAGGCCTGACGTCCTACTTTCCCATGGAACGCTTGTCGGTCATGGGCCTGGTGGAAGTCCTCGGCCGGCTGCGCGAATTGCTCAAACGCCGCAAAGACCTGATCGCCACGCTGATCGCCGAGAAGCCGGACGTATTCATCGGTATCGATGCACCGGACTTCAATCTCAACATTGAATTGAAGCTGCGTCAGGCCGGGATCAAAACCGTGCATTACGTCAGCCCTTCGGTGTGGGCATGGCGGCAGAAGCGTGTACTGAAGATCCGCGAAGGCTGCGATCTGATGCTGACGCTGCTGCCGTTCGAAGCAAAATTTTACGAAGAGAAGGGCGTGCCAGTGCGGTTCGTCGGTCACACCCTGGCCGATACCATTCCATTGGAGGCCGATCGTGCTGCGGCCCGTGCCGAGTTGGGCTTGCCCGATGGCCCGCTGGTGGCGTTGATGCCCGGCAGCCGGGGCGGCGAAGTCTCTCGTCTGGGTGCACTGTTCCTCGACACCGCCGAACGCCTGCGCGCCATGCGCCCGGGTTTGCGCTTTGTCATTCCTTGCGCCAATCCGGAACGCCGCGCGCAACTTGAAGAGCTACTCGCCGGACGTGATCTGCCGGTCACCTTGCTCGATGGCAAATCCCATCTGGCTCTGGCCGCGTGCAACGCGGTGTTGATCGCCTCCGGTACCGCCACCCTTGAAGCGCTGTTGTACAAGCGACCGATGGTGGTGGCGTACCGCTTGGCACCGCTGACGTTCTGGATTCTGAAACGCATGGTCAAGAGCCCGTACGTGTCCCTGCCGAACCTGCTGGCCCAGCGTCTGCTGGTCCCGGAGTTGTTGCAGGATGATGCGACGGTCGAAGCACTGGCGCAGACGTTGTCGCCGCTGATCGAAGGTGGCGAAGAACAAACACGCGGTTTCGACGAGATCCATCGCACGCTGCGGCTGGATGCCTCCAATCAGGCGGCGGACGCCGTCCTCAACCTGATCGGTCAGACACGATGA